The Dreissena polymorpha isolate Duluth1 chromosome 2, UMN_Dpol_1.0, whole genome shotgun sequence nucleotide sequence TCGGTATCACCGTCAAGTGATTGTGTacatcataattaaaaataaggGAATTCCCTGATGTTTGGTTGCGCAATACACAGTCACGTGACAGGGTATTCCTCAACCGGAAGTTGACATAAATAGCCTCTCTTGATCAATGAACGACGTTGTTACAAGCACGCTTCAAGTCAATGATCTGCAAAGGTGGGTGATGTGCGCACGCATTTCTTTGTCATTTCCGGAAAGCTACAACCAAAACCAGAATAAGCGATACACGATAGTCGTTCGTTAAATGGAAACATTTCAGGAGCGTTGCTTGTTTTGCTGAATCAGTCTATGACTTGGTACGATTGCTTTTCGGACGCGAATCTACAATTTTTACTGCTGCAGATTTGAGTGCGAGATTTTCTCTCATTAAGTCAATTTGTGTGCGAGATCTGTCATTTTTGTGCAAGATATCGCGGAAATCGCGCCTCAAAATGATCCCTGAGCCTATATATGTATGTAGACCTATGACAatgctgtttatatatataaaaaggtatttttTGCAGTACACGGCTAACTTAACTGCACACTTACATTATTACCGGAGATCTGGTCCTGTATCTTGCTGGGGTGTACCTGCTCCTCAGTCATAATCTGTGTCTTCAGCATGTTgcccagattatctgtagtctgggcctccagcatgttgcccagattatctgtagtctgggcctccagcatgttctccagattatctgtagtctgggcctccagcatttcgtccagattgtctgtagtctgggcctccagtatgttctccagattgtctgtagtctgagCCTCCAGcgtgttctccagattgtctttAGTCTGGACCTCCAGCATTtcgtccagattgtctgtagtctggatctccagcatttcgtccagattgtctgtagtctggatctccagcatgttctccagattgtctgtagtctgggtctccagcatgttctccagattgtctatAGTCTGGGCATCCCGCACGTtttccagattgtctgtagtctgggcctccagaattaactccagattgtctgtagtctgggcctccagcatgttctccagattgtctgtagtctgggcctccagcatgttctccagattataTGTAGTCTGGGTCTCCAGCGGgttctccagattatctgtagtctgggcctcctgtatgttctccagattgtctgtagtctgggcctccagcatgttctccagattatctgtagtctgggtctccagcatgttctccagaaTATCTGTAGTCTGGccctccagcatgttctccagattatctgtagtctgggcctccttcatgttctccagattatctgtagtctgggcttccagcatttcgtccagattatctgtagtctgggcctcctgcatgttctccagattgtctgtagcctctgcctccagcatgttctccagattgtctgtagtctgggcctccagtgtgttgtccagattgtctgtagtctgggcctcctgcatgttctccagattatctgtagtctgggcctccagcatttcgtccagattatctgtagtctgggcctcctgcatgttctccagattgtctgaAGCCTCtgcctccagcatgttctccagattgtctgtagtctgggcctccagtgtgttctccagattgtctgtagtctgggcctcctgcatgttctccagattatctgtagtctgggcctccagcatttcgtccagattatctgtagtctgggcctcctgcatgttctccagattgtctgtagtctgggcctccagcatgttctccagattatctgtagtctgggcctccagcgtgttgtccagattgtctgtagtctgggcctccttcATGTTCttcagattgtctgtagtctgggcctccagcatgttctccagattgtcaGTAGCGGCCAccaattcttaaatattttttttataaaattatcgcAAATGGTGACAATGTCAACAGACAGCATGAGCACTGCAATGTATCcacataaatattaacaatagggcccaaagggccctgggtcgctcaccttaggaaaaggtcaaaggtcacagtggaGCCATTTACAGAGGACCACTAATGTTGTCCACCAAATATTGGTAGAGGACCTCTAGATGATGTTATACATCGAATTAATATGAAAGCTCTGGGACTTGTAGtttcagacaagaagattttttaaaattgaattttgaaAACCTAAtctttgaccccgtgacctacttATGCAACCAGTCAGAACCATTTGAACAATTCTGCTAGGGGACCACCCAGGGATCATTCTTTTTGAGTTTGGACAAATTCCTATTAGCGGTCAAGAGAAGAAGACTTTCGTttgaagttttccttatataattcaatgtaaaattgtgacccccagggcggggtcaattttatccccaggggcatattttgaacaatcttggtagagAACCTCTAGATGATGCTATAAaccaaatatcaaagctctgGGCCTTGTAGTTTTAGACAAGCAGATTTTTGAAAATTGCATTTTGaaaacctattttttgaccctgtgacctatttaTGCAACCAATCAGAACTATCTGAACAACTTTGGTAGGGTACCACCTACGGAccattcctgtgaagtttggtCAAAATCCAATGAGCAGTTTCAGAGgagatgtttaagtaaaaaatttgatgcacaacggacgacggacaaaggccggtcacaatagctcaccctgagcactttgttggagttatgctccggataaAATTGTTTTGGACGGGCGGACGAAGGGCATTTCTAATATACCCCTTGCCTTTGGCGGGGGGATAAATAAACTTTTTCAAcatgaactgaaaataaactcaCAGACACTATTGAATGGTTTCATCTTATCTCGTTTTTGAAACATAACAaaattcaatgattttttttttcaataaaaccgAAAAGGATAATTAGAATATAGAACAATGAtgtagctataattcaaaatatgcaaaatatcacCTTTAACTTAATCTTGAGATTTTATTTAATGGTATATTGATTTTGTGCCTATTTTAAGCAGCGTAAATATACAGCAGGAAATTATCATACCTCAATACCTACAACATTATgggatatttcattttttgtctaAGATTTAAACCATGCAACAATGCATTCAACAGCATGAACTGTGTTTACCTGTGTCAgcttttctctgtaaatttataAAAATTTTATTAGCCAGTTCTAAAGGCGGATGCTAGGTAGTTTCCAACAATCATATTTCATGTAGTTGTGCTTAAAGGGAGATGTGCCGGGTCAAGCAGGTTTTCTCTGTAAAATCATGAACAGATCGATTTTTGTAACACTTATGTGTACTTTTCACTAAACTCTACACTTCAAACCCTCCAGGAGgaagttttcaattaattttaccGGACCTGAAAACAATCCGCTGAAGAAATCcctatacaaaaatacattctacatttaGTGATCATTCTATATTTAGCTCATCGCTGAGCTTACTATTCATGGTGGCCCAGGCATTTTGAAACAAATGGCGACGTCGATAGTCAGCAAGGTACACCGAATGCGTATTTTGGGTGAAGTGATCACATGACAATCCAAAAACCACCACAGCTTTACGTGGGAAATACAAAAATAGCTAACCTATGCGCGTCGGATAGGATAGAAAACACcatttatatatctttttttgataaaatattggtttgaaatatttcgggtgtaaatcaatatttgagcTTCAAATAATGATATTCAACTGACCCTTTTCACAAATCTGTTCCATTTATCAATCCTgcacatctccctttaaagccaTATGTCAATGGACTTTGAAAACATCTGAGGTGGTACTTggcatgcaaactttaacataagtgGTTATGCCGACGTGGACACCTACACTCGGGTGACTAGTATAGCTCTCCTTATTCTTCGAATAATTGAgctaaaaaaatgacattttgtgttcTATTGTGTAATAGAACTATGTGGGGCACAATGATATGTTTACTTTGTAAATAAATAGTAATTTCTGTCAAGTAAATAGATTTCAAATCataaatgtttatgaaaacaaatggCATAAAACAAAAAGAAGTGTTCAATTTGCTTCTTAGAAACGACAGAAATGAAACAATGAAACAAACTGAGCCTACTTTCTCAATGTGAGTCTGTTGTATGAGCCTGAATCTCAGATCGTGGGTCATTTCTATATATCCTTCCATCTTCAGAAGAGAAAAAAAGAGTAACAAGCTCTGAGTGTACATACCTCCCAAGGCAAATCCTTAATGCCGTAATCATACAGTAACTCTTCACCTTGTGGAATATCTTTAGCAGCAAACAAGCAAAGATATGGCCTTTTGTTGAACTCCAGGGTTTTCATAACACAATTTCTACCTTTACCACCGTGGTTCACCAGACGACCTAGCCGAGGCCCAACATCTAATTCACTAGTAGCATCCAtactatataaatgaaaattgttttaaaaataagaattctTCCAATCACCTGTGCTCAAATTGGCACATTTGGGAGATTATTATCCTAGTGGTCAAAATGTTGTGGAAAAAATTGACTTCAATCACTTTCTAGCAGATATTAACtggtagaatatttttttttaatttctttttttgttcTGAATATTGCGTTAttcaactttaaaagttatttttattacaaCTTCTAACATACTTACCACCACCCTTTCCTTTTATATTGGAAGAAGTATCTAAACACGGATGGTTCACGTTCTTCACGTTCTTCCCCTTCTCTTTCTGTTATCAGTTCGCCGGAATAAATCATTAAGAAATCTCCTTTTGTTCTATTTATTGTTGTTCTAACACCAAGACCTatcaagcaaaacaaaaacaaaaacaattatataaacaagaggaccatgaaaGCCTTACATCACTTACCCAAGAACACTGCTCTAGTTTAATCAAATTCAAAGGCAAATATTACACATGGTTTTACTACAACTTGACTTACTTTTTGACACTCAGTTTGGTACTTACTTtgaccaaagacctataaactatAAGGATACGCAACTTCTATATAGAAATAGAACAAATATCGTAAAACTTCACAAGGCAGAACGAGACTGCGAGAACGGAAATACTCAGATGTTTACACTGGCCGCCATTTTGTATTAACACATGATTGGTcgctaaaatattttacaattttgtttcaacattGCTTATATGATCTGACAAAACTTCTCCCTGATTTGCAAGTGTAGTGAGAGCCCTTTagtttaatttactttaatttctCTGTCTACACTCTCTGGATAACAATTTTCAAGTGTCTGAACAGCCAAAATAGAAAATGTATGAGTTTGAAGACGACATGTCTTCTATGTATTATAGTTAAGATTTTTGGCCTGTCTAGAGATGTATGGTGgccaatgtatatacatgtacacagttTGTTTTGTCTAAAATATGTTCCAGTTTATTGataacataaatcaaaatttaataccTTTTGGTGGTATATGTTCAATAACAAAATCTTTGAGGTCCTCCCCTGAATCAATGCAGTCTGCTGCCACATTCTCCTGTTTCTTTCTTCTTGGTCTCATTtcctgaatatattaaataatgttttttccacAAGCAGTCTTCTGACTAAccaactatatacatatataatatatatataaacagaaatATCGTCAGAAACGGGGTATCTGTATCAAACCATGATCTGGGTTGTCTATGTATACTAAGATATGTGGTAAGTTATGGGTCCTCAATTTCAATATTAACCCTTGCTGCGAGGTTCTATAAAGGTACGGGATATATAGAGTACCCCGCTAAAATGAATGCCATTTCTATACACTATCGGACCTACTACAAGCTTTAATATGGTATGACGGTTTATAATCCAAAGATTTTGCAGTTGTTTAAATTGactgaaaataaatttcattaataaaccGTGTTATGGATGGACAGGGGTAACATACATGGGTAAAAGTTCAGAAAAGTGAAAATACTGAAATTTCAAgctgggggccgcagggcccCCGGTGGGTACAGGGCAACGCCCTGGCTGGGGGTTCAGGGGGCCGGAGGCCCCCGGAAGTTCCTGGATTTTAGCATATCGGAGTGCAATCTGAGGcctttaaatatacttaaacactgATAATATTCTCTACATTTTGAAGGTGAAATAGATGACAACACTATAAATCAAAGGTTCAAAAGTTAGAAAAGCAGAAAGTTGATCTACACAATGtcaatttattttcacaatcaGTAACTGTAAGATGAGAAAGTTACTAATCACCCAAAAGTCCCTTAAAATTGACAGGATCTCAAAAATATCTACTGAATCGTGTCTAGGAAtgatttttcttttcaaaaacac carries:
- the LOC127869750 gene encoding uncharacterized protein PF3D7_1120600-like, whose translation is MRPRRKKQENVAADCIDSGEDLKDFVIEHIPPKGLGVRTTINRTKGDFLMIYSGELITEREGEEREEREPSVFRYFFQYKRKGWCMDATSELDVGPRLGRLVNHGGKGRNCVMKTLEFNKRPYLCLFAAKDIPQGEELLYDYGIKDLPWERKADTELVAATDNLENMLEAQTTDNLKNMKEAQTTDNLDNTLEAQTTDNLENMLEAQTTDNLENMQEAQTTDNLDEMLEAQTTDNLENMQEAQTTDNLENTLEAQTTDNLENMLEAEASDNLENMQEAQTTDNLDEMLEAQTTDNLENMQEAQTTDNLDNTLEAQTTDNLENMLEAEATDNLENMQEAQTTDNLDEMLEAQTTDNLENMKEAQTTDNLENMLEGQTTDILENMLETQTTDNLENMLEAQTTDNLENIQEAQTTDNLENPLETQTTYNLENMLEAQTTDNLENMLEAQTTDNLELILEAQTTDNLENVRDAQTIDNLENMLETQTTDNLENMLEIQTTDNLDEMLEIQTTDNLDEMLEVQTKDNLENTLEAQTTDNLENILEAQTTDNLDEMLEAQTTDNLENMLEAQTTDNLGNMLEAQTTDNLGNMLKTQIMTEEQVHPSKIQDQISGNNALMKEMAVRLTSLKSIQTAAEELIKQATDLQDGDAKDIPHGTNKFWDELQQLTHTLKHMSDRLGNQEPTVEPTVEPSLIREQQETLEISSDEEVINVDNNDEDDDEVIVRKSQLKKKGKKKPKLFDLDEDEDPIPKEKKRRKSRKIVHVGGSDGYAEEDVLEPTPKKTFMDKFLASRSPGKDTNASKPEPAKKVETAKKLTEAKPTVSVSAFFGEASIHRVERKVVPAKKELALQNSNVNPLNQPVDPTCELMQIEGDLLLGQPNATNPHDRQSRTNYGLDVEK